A segment of the Luteitalea sp. genome:
ACCCCTTGACCCCTTGATCCCTTTGATCCGTCCCTGCCCTTGGCCCTAACCCGATGATATAGTGACCTGCCGTGAACAGCTCACCGGAGATTGCACCAGCGCACGGAAAACTTGGCGTCCTGCTGGTCGGCCTTGGCGCCGTCAGCACAACCACCATTGCGGGCGTGGCAGCGGTCCGCAAAGGCCTCGCAAAGCCGATCGGATCGCTCACGCAGATGGCGACCATCCGACTCGGCAAGCGGTCCGAAGGACGCTCGCCGCTCATCTGCGACTTCGTCCCACTCGCGTCACTCGACGACCTGGTGTTCGGCGGATGGGACATCTTCGAAGACAACTGTTACGAAGCGGCCACGACCGCCGGCGTGTTGGACGAGCAGCTACGAGCTGCGGTGAGGCCGGAGCTCGAAGCCATCACGCCTTGGACGGCCGTCTTCGATCGCCGATATGTCAAACGGCTCGACGGTTCGCACACCAAGAAGGGCCAGACGAAGCGCGATCTCGCCGACCAGGTGCGCGACGACATCCGGCGCTTCAAAGAGAGCCATGGTCTCGCGCGCCTTGTGATGATCTGGTGTGGCAGCACCGAGATCTACATGGAACAAACACCGGCTCACCAGTCGGTCGAATCCTTCGAGCGGGCGCTTGCAGCCAACGACGAGTCGATCCCGTCGAGCATGGTCTACGCCTACGCGGCGATTCGAGAAGGGGTGCCATTCGCCAATGGTGCACCCAACCTCACCGTCGACGTACCGGCGCTCGTAGCGCTGGCGGCGCGCGAGCAGGTGCCGCTCGCAGGCAAGGACTTCAAGACAGGCCAGACGCTCATCAAGACCGTGATTGCCCCGGCCCTCAAGGCCCGCATGCTGGGCGTGCACGGTTGGTACTCGACCAACATTCTCGGTAATCGCGACGGCGAAGTCCTCGACGATCCCGAATCGTTCAAGACGAAGGAGACCAGCAAGGCGTCGGTGCTCGATTACATTCTCCAGCCCGAGCTCTACCCGGATCTCTACGACGACATCTGCCACGTCGTTCGCATCAATTACTACCCGCCGCGCGGCGACAACAAAGAGGGGTGGGACAACATCGATCTGTTCGGCTGGCTCGGCTACGACATGCAGCTGAAGGTGAACTTCCTGTGCCGAGATAGTATCCTGGCCGCTCCGATCGTGTTGGATCTGGCGCTCTTCCTCGATCTCGCACAGCGATCGGGGCTCGTAGGCATCCAGGAGTGGCTCTCCTTCTATTTCAAGAGCCCGATGCACGCACCGACCGTGTATCCTGAGCACGATCTGTTCATTCAGCTGATGAAGCTGAAGAACACACTCCGGTACTTGCGCGGCGAGGAGCTCATCACACACCTCGGGCGCGAGTATTACGACTGACGTGTCGAGCAAACTGCAGCCTGCACTGCTTGCCGGCTTGACGATTGGCATCCTTTCGGGGTTGCCGTTCGTCAACATGGTGAACGTCTGCTGTTGCCTGTGGGTGGTGGGAGGCGGTGTGCTGGCCGCGTACTTGCTCCAGCAGAACCAACCACTCCCCATCTCGTACGGCGACGGTGCGCTGGTCGGATTGCTCGCGGGCATCCTGGGGTTCCTCGTCTCGAGCTTGGTTGGCATGTTCGTGAGCTTGCTACCGCCACCGATTGGCGGTCCATTTCACGAGCGCCTCTCGGAGATGATGCGTGAGATGCCGCCCGACGCGCGCGAGATCATCGAGCAGGTAGGCGTTGGCGCTCTGAGCGTCTTCTTTGCGTTCATTGGATTCTGCGTGACGGCGGTCATGGCCGCGGTCGGTGGTCTCATCGGCACGGCGATCTTCCAGAGCAAGCTGCCTCCGGGCGGAACGCAGGAAGGGCAGCTCGTGGTCCTCCCACCTGGCATTCCACAGACGCCAGGGGAGCCGCCCACGTCGCCGCCGCCACCGATACCACCGGCACCACCAGCACCGAACGCGTAGCAGCCGCCGATGGAGATCTTAGGTAGGGACGCCTCGCCGGAAAAGGAACCGGGTACCTTTTCCGGCAAGCGCGCCTTACCTTTGAGGAGGAGGCATGAGACGTACGAAGCTGCAACCGGGCGTCGTAGGCGGGCTCCTGATCGGCGTGCTCACGGCGATTCCGTACGTTCAGGTGGCGAACTGCTGTGGCCTGTGGCTGGTGAGCGGTGGCCTCGTCGCGGCCTATCTCGCCGAGCGGCAGCGTCCCACCCCGCTCTCGTTCACGGACGGCGCCGTGGTGGGAATGATGGCTGGTGTGACCGGGTTCGCCACGAGCCTCGTATTATCGATCCCGTTTGCCAGCGCCGGCGTGGCAACGCCGTCGCTCTCCCGACAGCTTGCCGAGCTGATGGATCGTCAACAGGATGGGAGCCAGGCGGCCATGATGGTGGTTCTCACGCTCATCTTCTTCCTCCTCTGTCTCGTTATTCCCACGCTTGGCGGGATTCTCGGCGCCGCGCTGTTTCGTGAGGAGGCCAGCCGGTGACGTGGCGCAGCTGGACGCCCGCTGTGATCCTGCTGGCGCTCTGCACGGGCGCATGCGGCGAGGAGACGGAGACGTCCCAACCGGCCAGTGCGGCAGCCGAGCCACCGGCCGAGGCGCCGAAGCCCCTAGCCGAAGCGGTTGGCGACGAGCGCACATTGAAGGTGCAGGTGATCTCCCTCAGGCGCGACTCGGCCGCGACGATTGCGCTGGAGCTCGCACTGCTCAACACGTCGAGCGAGCCGGGCTCGATTGACTTGAGCCAGCGCTTCGCGTCGGCGGCGCCTGACCGCGGCACCCTCGCCGATGTCTATTTGGCGCAGGCCAGAGCGAACCAGGGCCGTAAATTGTTCGTCCTACGAGATGGGCAGGAGCGCCCTGACACGTCGAGGGATCTCAGGGCGCTCGAGGCGGGCCAGCGGAGGGTCGTGCGCGCTCGATTTCCGGCGCCGCCGGACGAGGTTCGAGAGCTCGAGGTGCACGTTCCTCTCGTGCCGGCGATGCGGGTCCCGATATCCTGAGGGAACGACTATGGCGTTAATCGAGACGCGAGACCTGTGGAAAACCTACTTGATGGGCGCAGAGGAGATTCATGCGCTGCGCGGC
Coding sequences within it:
- a CDS encoding inositol-3-phosphate synthase; this encodes MLVGLGAVSTTTIAGVAAVRKGLAKPIGSLTQMATIRLGKRSEGRSPLICDFVPLASLDDLVFGGWDIFEDNCYEAATTAGVLDEQLRAAVRPELEAITPWTAVFDRRYVKRLDGSHTKKGQTKRDLADQVRDDIRRFKESHGLARLVMIWCGSTEIYMEQTPAHQSVESFERALAANDESIPSSMVYAYAAIREGVPFANGAPNLTVDVPALVALAAREQVPLAGKDFKTGQTLIKTVIAPALKARMLGVHGWYSTNILGNRDGEVLDDPESFKTKETSKASVLDYILQPELYPDLYDDICHVVRINYYPPRGDNKEGWDNIDLFGWLGYDMQLKVNFLCRDSILAAPIVLDLALFLDLAQRSGLVGIQEWLSFYFKSPMHAPTVYPEHDLFIQLMKLKNTLRYLRGEELITHLGREYYD